CGCCAAATCCGCAAGAAAAGTCAAATGTAACAAAAAAGCTCAAGTTACTGTTGGGTCAGCCTCTTGATACCAAACTCTTTATCTTAACGACGTGGTTTTTGTGCTCTTCACACGTATGAAAATCAATGCTTCTTCCAAGTACACAAGTTTTTTTTGCAACAACTAGAAGCAGACATAGCTCATCCACCTGGAGTTGCTATAGACTCGAAAGACATTTTGCATATTGCACACGCACGCCTACTGCTATATGCGAATGTATATACTTCTGAGAACAAAAATGTCGCATAATTCAGGTAATCAGAGATACTGTAGAGCTGTCAAATGCAAAAACAAGGTTTCAACGAACAAACAATCTCAGCTGGATGCTACTGTGTTGTCCAAGCTGAAGCCATCATTTTGACGTTTTGCCTAAACCAATCCTAAAGAAGCCATTAAGAGGGTTTTGCTGTGCTTGCCTGGTTTAAATCTTCAAAGAAGATTCAAACTGAAACTGCAAATTTTACCCCAGGTTCTGAGAAATAACCTGCAAACTTACAAATACAAATCCTATAAATTACATGCAccacaaaattaaagaaagcacATTAAAGGAGGAGGTAGGGAGAAGAATAGCATTCAGTTAGTAGCAGTAGTCCAAAGCAGATGAAGACCTAAACAGTCCCCCAATGAACCAAAGGAAAAACCAATCCCTAAAGCAGCTTTATAAAAGTACATGTTTTATTAGGCAAGTAGAGTATTGATATCACTATGAAAATTTTCATAGCATGCCAGAGGAAATGAGATTAAGACTATGAGGAAACTAGATGAAATTACTGCTATAATGCTGATATAGATAACTGTACTGAGAAAAGTAAGCTTGCCTCTGATATTAATGGCTTAGCATGCTCTTCCCACTCGGTAGCCCACCTTGAAGAACCCATTTCTAGTGCACCATTTCTTAGCAGCTTCAGTGCATCACATTCTTCTGGAAAACCCTTAAACAGCATCTGCACACATTCACCGCAACATCATTTTTGCCATGATActaaccaaactgaaaaaaaaaaaaaaaaatccttaactATAGCTCCACTATCTTTCCATCTATAACTTTGTTTCAAGTGTCAGTGCCTTTATACCACATATCGGGCAAGTTGCTTAAATTTTTCCTCGCTTTTAgttattcatgaaaaatattatcttaacaAAGCAATTAAAATTTACCAATAGTTCATCAGCTAATTCTGATGATGATGAGAAGAGGAGACCATTTTTCTCAACTTTCACGAGCTCCTTGATGCTTCCAATCAAGAGTGCCAAAGAAAACATGGCAAATAAGTGAATAATGCAACTAGAACCTTAAATCACTTGCTGAAAACAATAAACAGTAAGGCTTTACCAAGAGTAGGCAACAGCGCAAACAGGTAGTCCACAACCAAACATGTCCACAACCTGTGCCAGAGATTTTTATGGAGAGTAATAACATAACTTTTGTGCAATGAGGAAGTGTTTATATCAGtcaagaaaaaagcaaaacagttttcatacatatttcaacattgagtttataCCTTCATGGGAAGGTCCAATCCTGATGATGAAGTATGCAAGCACACTCCAAGGTCTGCCGAACCTGTGAATGTGAGAGAGAGATGGGATTACTTCACTCGCTTGaagaaattataacaaaaaccaGTGAGATGGTTTACTACCTAGAAGCAATGGATAATCCTCAGCTGACAACCACATGGTACGAAATGCAACACGCTTAAGATGTAACcgtcttattttttcttcatatttttctttttctggccCTTTACCTTCATTCATCAAAGGAGTGAGATCCCAAGTTAGAAGTTGTTGCATGCCAAAGATGCAAAAACATTCATTTGGTAAGCAAAAGAAATGTTGATAAGAAAATGaagcaaacaaaaatatcaCCTGTAATGATGAATAACAACCTAGGGTACAAACATTGCTTTCCAGCTGACATTTCATTCCAAAGAACTTCCACAGTAGAATCGTCTTCATTTAGAATAGCAGCAACTCGTCTATCATACATAACTGCTGCCTCAAGAAGAATGCCAAAATCTTCATCTGCTGTCCTGCAAACCATGCTCTCATTTTAATATGCTCTGGTAAGTTTACTTTCAATGGAATTATCTTAAAGGCAACACTGCATTACTTGAGAGTGTTCCACTATGCAAGGTCAACTAGTTAATCAGGTGGAGAACACTAGAATTATTACTCTGCATGGTTGAGATTTAAGATTACGATCGTGAAATATAGGGAAACATAGAAAACCCTGAGTTTGGTATGGAAAAAAAGACATATCAGGGCTTCTAATTAGATTACTAGGATAAAGAATTTCTCATTAGTGATTTGTTATTATAGAACTGATGATAGggtatatttaaaagaatttgaacAGAGTTCTGTGTTTTCCTTGCTCTCTACTTGGAGGATacttcttttcttctcctttcacTTCCATCATTTCAACACTCAAATGAAGGAAATTAAACCACTTCCTTTCATCCCTCCAGCcaatccaaacaaaataaaagggcaAAAATCATTTAACAATGATGTAATACAGTAGCCATGTTCACATAACAAACTTAAGACAACCTGTAAGTGAAATAATATTATACAGTTTGAGTGAGAAGGAAAACTGTAAGAACCACCGAATATGTCAATGGCACCATAATCTGAGATTACTCAGCAATTGGGGCATATACATGGCTCATCAGCGtgagcatgaaaaataaaacagagcaACTCACCAGCTTGTACTGCTTACAACAAGAGCAGGCCTATTTGGCTTTAAGAAAATATCATCAGCAACCATGGTTGTAAATAAAGTCTCATTTAGATTAGGGCTACCCATTCCCACAGCTCCTGCAAATAATGTATAACTTAAGCAAATAAATCTGGATCTAACTGAACCTCAACAAAGATAAGatcacaaatttattttgtcaatGATATTACCATGGCTGGCACAATCATGAACACCTTGGGACTCACTGATGTGTTTACCTAACCTGCAGAATAACTACAATGATCCATGATAAATTTACAATTCAGTGTCTTCTGACTGAAGAACTTAGCATGAAACATGGGTTCACCTTATGTCTCTCCTCGAGTGAGGCAGGATGAAAAAACTCAGGTGGCTGATCATATAGAACTGCAGCTCTGTCAGTTTAATGTACAAAAGATGAGTAATAAACCCATAAAGATATGATAATAAAACAGTCCAAATCAGAATGCAGAAAATCTGAGCATGTTGAGCTGACCATCTTACTTAATTCCCCAGTTTTGAGTCAATTCATGTTGCATAGCCCTTGTTACACATAGGGAACCATGAGCCATCTTCCCATAATACCTCTCAAACCTAAGCAggtaagaaaaaacaagacaTCTGTCACAGAACCAACAAAACTGATAATTCACAGGGCAAAGGACAATCAATAGTACCAACGATATACTGTCACAAATCGACTATTTCTTCCGAGCGATAATGCTAGCAAAGTATAACCAAAATTATGCCAATCGACAATAAACTTGGCATTTCTCAACCAGCTTGCCCATTTTACAGCTACCAGAGTTGGAACAGATGGAGGATTCTGCAGAAGCCAAAAACAATAATGAGACAATTCTTGGCTTAATCTGTGAGAAATCCAATAAAAAGATGCACAGCAATATAAGCATGCACACATATATCAGCTATCATGCCCAGAACAACAgaatgctatatatattttacaggTTAAATGTATtaccatcaaaaaaaaattgcaggTTGAATAATTAACAATGGTCACTTAAATGAGGCAATTCTAACATGTTCCCAGCAACAAAACATGGGCTCAATAACCGTTCTGTAGTCTCTACTTGATTGGACTAAGTGCCTGAGTTTCCAGAATGCATTTAATCACACAATTTGACAAATAAAAGTTAGGACACATTGAGGCCTATCTAAGAGTTGGTTATCATCTAGGACTCTCCACCAATTCCACTAACACACAGCCTGCCCCTTCTCTCCTCCACTGTTTCCATAACCTAGAAAAAAGTTCACCTTTTCTACGGCAAATTGCACCTTCATACCACAATTTCTATGTGTCTCATGGGCAGcattcaaaaagttttttttttttttcttagacaaCTCATTACACGGGCAGACAAGAAAGTCCTAAGAATTATGGTACTGGCATGTTCTGACCTGCACAAGGAACACATCGGGGGGCGGTATTTTGACACACAAATACCAAAGAAGCATAAGAAACTGAAATAACGGCTTAAGTAAGAGCATGAATGGCTTAAGCATCTTCGGCAACCCCTGTGGAATTGTTGGCCACTGTTTctgcaaaaaaaacattaaaatcaaaagtATTATGATGCGATAGAGATATTCAAGTAAGAGAAGGCAAGATTTTGGAGTGATAAATACCATTTTGTGGATATGGATAGATTGATTCTCCCGCAATGCCATATGGGGTTCAGAACCTGCAGAAAGtttgaatcaaatttattaaaaaaacacaaaaaaaataaaataatttgaaaatggaAATGAAAAGGAGAGGTACCTCCATAAGCAACAATGTCAACTTGAAGAGATGCCTGACGAGCAAGGGAAAGAGCATGATACTGCATTCGAGGGCTTCGGCCTATATCTCCCAATACCACCACGCATGCCCTCCCTCTTTTTCCCATCTGatctttctctcttcacttcTAATAATCATTACAAAATCGGATAAAGATCGATTCAGTTGATTTTATCGAGAACAAATTGGAGCGAGCGAgcaacagagagagagagagcttacCACCAAATTTCAACGGAGTTTGCTGTTGCAGAGATGCAGCTGAAATTGAAGTTTGCGGTGCTAGAAATGATCGGTGTGGGCTGGGTTCTATCAAATAGGCCTAGTAGAGATTG
This genomic interval from Populus alba chromosome 1, ASM523922v2, whole genome shotgun sequence contains the following:
- the LOC118038175 gene encoding UDP-glycosyltransferase TURAN isoform X2, which encodes MGKRGRACVVVLGDIGRSPRMQYHALSLARQASLQVDIVAYGGSEPHMALRENQSIHIHKMKQWPTIPQGLPKMLKPFMLLLKPLFQFLMLLWYLCVKIPPPDVFLVQNPPSVPTLVAVKWASWLRNAKFIVDWHNFGYTLLALSLGRNSRFVTVYRWFERYYGKMAHGSLCVTRAMQHELTQNWGIKAAVLYDQPPEFFHPASLEERHKLFCRLGKHISESQGVHDCASHGAVGMGSPNLNETLFTTMVADDIFLKPNRPALVVSSTSWTADEDFGILLEAAVMYDRRVAAILNEDDSTVEVLWNEMSAGKQCLYPRLLFIITGKGPEKEKYEEKIRRLHLKRVAFRTMWLSAEDYPLLLGSADLGVCLHTSSSGLDLPMKVVDMFGCGLPVCAVAYSCIKELVKVEKNGLLFSSSSELADELLMLFKGFPEECDALKLLRNGALEMGSSRWATEWEEHAKPLISEVISQNLG
- the LOC118038175 gene encoding UDP-glycosyltransferase TURAN isoform X1 produces the protein MGKRGRACVVVLGDIGRSPRMQYHALSLARQASLQVDIVAYGGSEPHMALRENQSIHIHKMKQWPTIPQGLPKMLKPFMLLLKPLFQFLMLLWYLCVKIPPPDVFLVQNPPSVPTLVAVKWASWLRNAKFIVDWHNFGYTLLALSLGRNSRFVTVYRWFERYYGKMAHGSLCVTRAMQHELTQNWGIKAAVLYDQPPEFFHPASLEERHKLFCRLGKHISESQGVHDCASHGAVGMGSPNLNETLFTTMVADDIFLKPNRPALVVSSTSWTADEDFGILLEAAVMYDRRVAAILNEDDSTVEVLWNEMSAGKQCLYPRLLFIITGKGPEKEKYEEKIRRLHLKRVAFRTMWLSAEDYPLLLGSADLGVCLHTSSSGLDLPMKVVDMFGCGLPVCAVAYSCIKELVKVEKNGLLFSSSSELADELLMLFKGFPEECDALKLLRNGALEMGSSRWATEWEEHAKPLISEASLLFSVQLSISAL
- the LOC118038175 gene encoding UDP-glycosyltransferase TURAN isoform X3, whose translation is MGKRGRACVVVLGDIGRSPRMQYHALSLARQASLQVDIVAYGGSEPHMALRENQSIHIHKMKQWPTIPQGLPKMLKPFMLLLKPLFQFLMLLWYLCVKIPPPDVFLVQNPPSVPTLVAVKWASWLRNAKFIVDWHNFGYTLLALSLGRNSRFVTVYRWFERYYGKMAHGSLCVTRAMQHELTQNWGIKAAVLYDQPPEFFHPASLEERHKLFCRLGKHISESQGVHDCASHGAVGMGSPNLNETLFTTMVADDIFLKPNRPALVVSSTSWTADEDFGILLEAAVMYDRRVAAILNEDDSTVEVLWNEMSAGKQCLYPRLLFIITGKGPEKEKYEEKIRRLHLKRVAFRTMWLSAEDYPLLLGSADLGVCLHTSSSGLDLPMKVVDMFGCGLPVCAVAYSCIKELVKVEKNGLLFSSSSELADELLFG